The genomic stretch CTGCTGGTTTTGATTTACAGCACGCTTGCAGGCCCAAATTTCCAAAAAGACCCTGCAAGCGCCAATCAGCACTTACAGGGCCATATTATTCCCAACTTTTCTATACGTTAAAACGGAAGTGAATAACGTCGCCATCACGCACGACATATTCCTTGCCCTCTAAACGAACCTGACCCTTCTCGCGAGCCGCTACCATTGAGCCTGCTGCTGACAGGTCCGTAAAGGACACAACCTCAGCACGAATGAAGCCGCGCTCGAAATCAGTATGAATTACGCCTGCTGCTTGCGGAGCTTTCGTTCCGCTGCGGATTGTCCAAGCACGCACCTCTTGCACGCCTGCCGTAAAGTAAGTGTACAATCCAAGCAGCTTGTATGCAGAGCTGATCAAGCGATTAAGGCCAGACTCCGACATGCCTAGCTCCTCGAGGAACATATCTTTATCCTCGCCTTCAAGCTCAGCGATTTCCGCTTCAACCTTCGCGCTGATCGGCACAACGTCAGCACCCTCAGCCTGCGCAAACTCACGTACCTTTTGCACATACTCATTGCCATCTGAATTGGAAACCTCTTCTTCACTTACATTCGCAGCATACAATACCGTCTTCATCGTCAGCAAATGCAGATCGCGAACGAGCAGCTTCTCATCGTCGCTCAGCTCTACGCTGCGCGCCGGCATATCGTTATACAACGCTTCCTTGATGCGCTCAAGCACTTCAATCTCTTGGGCAACCTTCTTATCTCCGCCCTTAAGGTTTTTGCGGGAGCGTTCAATCTTCTTATCGACCGAATCGATATCAGCCAAAATAAGCTCCAAATTAATCGTTTGAATATCGCTGATCGGATCTACTTTACCAGATACATGCGTAATATTATCATCCTGGAAGCAGCGAACTACATGAACGATTGCATCTACCTCACGGATATGCGCGAGAAACTTGTTGCCAAGCCCTTCGCCCTTGCTTGCGCCCGCTACAAGACCGGCAATATCAACAAATTCAAAAGCGGTAGGCACGATGCTCTTAGGCACCACTAGCTCAACCAGCCTATTCAGACGCTCGTCCGGCACTTCAACAACACCAACGTTAGGATCTATTGTACAAAAAGGGTAATTGGCAGATTCTGCCCCTGCTTGTGTAATTGCGTTAAACAATGTCGACTTGCCTACGTTCGGCAGACCTACAATACCAGCTTTCAATGCCATGCGATAAGACACCCCTATTTTCCCGAAAGTAAACAACTCCAGCTATTATACCCCAGCGGCACCTACATTGAAAGTACTAACCGCTAACCGAATGATCGAATGAATCCTTCAGATGCGGAAATACTACGATAACGCTGGCTCTTCGCAGCCGGCTCAGAAGCAAGATTTTCTGAAAAATAGAGGAAGAGGAGGTGTATACATGGAAAATCAGACGCATAAAGGAAATTACAAAGGCACGACTCACATGAAAGCCAAAAATCAAGATATGGCCTTCGTCAACGATACGATTGAGGACTCCAAATCAGTAACCAACTTTACGTCCAAAAAGAAAAAGTCAGATTAGCTATTGTTCCTATATTTCAAAGAAAGGCGTGGACGAGGCCGGCTCTTCGCCGACCCCATCCACGCCCTTTTAAACCTATTCGCCTATAATCGAAGAGGTGCCTCCTGCAGCTCCGCACGCGATTGCAAATAACGGAAGAATGCGACCGATGCTTCGCCGCGCGTCACCTGCTTCTTAGGTAAAAACTTATTATCCGTTAAGCTCATAATTTTCAAGCCGACAACAATCGCAGCCTGCCCTTGATTCTCGATTTGCGATGAGTCTTTAAAGGAGGCTTTAAAAATATGATCATAATTGGCAAGTGCATTATAGCCTAGCGCCCGCACAATCAGCTCAGCCATTTCATCGCGTGACACTTTACCGCTTGGGTTAAAGGAGCCATCGCCTACATCAATGAGGTTTTGCTCAAGCGCGCTTTCGACATAAACGAAATAGCTAGAATCCGTTGCAACATCGTTAAAGGAGGCTTTGGCCGCCGTAGCGGTATTACCAAACATCAGGCCTGGAGACCGTCCGCTGCTTCTCGCAAGCACCAGCATTTTGATCAGCTCGCCGCGAGTAACCAGCTCATTCGGGCGTACCTTGCCATCTTTGACATCCAGTGCTTTATAGGCGACCATCAGCTCCAGCTGCCGCTGTGCCCAGTGCCCCTCGATATCCTGTGCTTTCGGCTTCTCAAGCTGCGTTGCCTCGCCTGTCTCCCGATTGCTCCAGCCGCCAGTCACCGCGTCAAGATACACGGATTCATCAATCAGCCTCGGCACCAAGCGGTAGACGAGTTCTGCCTCTGTAGTCGTCTCCACCTCGTCGCCTCTAATTTCTCCGGATGCGAGAAGCAGTTTATATTTTTCAATCGGGATTGGCTGGCCGTTCCACTCAAACTGCTGCACAAGGCGATACGTTAGCTGCGTACGATAGTAATTGAGCCAGCTGTCGACAGCCTGCTCCTTCTTGATCACAGCAGGTGCCTCAGCAGGGTATTCAAAGCTAGAGAGATATGCATCGTAATTCACGATTTCCCCCGTTACCGAATGAATAGCTACGCTAATACTGTCATAATCGACTGCGGCGCCATGAACTTTATGCACGAAGTTGAAATAGTATTGACGATTTCCCCTCGCACTCATATCTTCATATTGCTTAGGATCTGGCTTTACCAAATACAGCTCATGTGTGAGCCATGGCAAATGCTTCTTAACCGCGTCTTCTGCAGCGGCCGTTGCCTTCTCCAGCGAGATTAAAGAATCTGTAGCATTCACCTGTTCATTGTACGCATACGTATAGAAATTACGAACAGCACCTGTCCGTCCATCAACAGAAGCTGATGCTGAGCCAAGCTCTTTGCCATCCTTGCTGATCGTCCAGTTCAAATACCAATAGGCTTCAATCGTGCCCGTGCCCTCATTTTGATTTTCACTATAATTCGAGCCGTTTAGCACTGCTCCCTCAGG from Paenibacillus sp. FSL H8-0548 encodes the following:
- the ychF gene encoding redox-regulated ATPase YchF, whose product is MALKAGIVGLPNVGKSTLFNAITQAGAESANYPFCTIDPNVGVVEVPDERLNRLVELVVPKSIVPTAFEFVDIAGLVAGASKGEGLGNKFLAHIREVDAIVHVVRCFQDDNITHVSGKVDPISDIQTINLELILADIDSVDKKIERSRKNLKGGDKKVAQEIEVLERIKEALYNDMPARSVELSDDEKLLVRDLHLLTMKTVLYAANVSEEEVSNSDGNEYVQKVREFAQAEGADVVPISAKVEAEIAELEGEDKDMFLEELGMSESGLNRLISSAYKLLGLYTYFTAGVQEVRAWTIRSGTKAPQAAGVIHTDFERGFIRAEVVSFTDLSAAGSMVAAREKGQVRLEGKEYVVRDGDVIHFRFNV
- a CDS encoding S-layer homology domain-containing protein: MKNNNRKKLAVMLSAAMLMSVLPASAFAESVNKNVVTKAAEAVSSSGGVKMDEVFDTPVDAAITKEKAQALARQYVSIPKEYVLQGANLSMEMLASGKRNAWGLDFVKKVNGKHLGSIYVRIHADTGQLLEFSSYTDNTTAKPTYPLKVERDGAQQIAIKFIQKIAADYKEQIQYNPDYGVQLLPPLSGAVVHSLRYDRVVQGIPYVDNYIELQIDSEGNIQRYSLQWDDTISFPKIETKLTAEEANTKLREAATPKLSYIVPYNMQGKKNPVLSYELQPIAIDAVTGELKGESDSSYFRSGTVSENPLTEKPLGELPKANAITEKQAEAVVRSAFKLPEGAVLNGSNYSENQNEGTGTIEAYWYLNWTISKDGKELGSASASVDGRTGAVRNFYTYAYNEQVNATDSLISLEKATAAAEDAVKKHLPWLTHELYLVKPDPKQYEDMSARGNRQYYFNFVHKVHGAAVDYDSISVAIHSVTGEIVNYDAYLSSFEYPAEAPAVIKKEQAVDSWLNYYRTQLTYRLVQQFEWNGQPIPIEKYKLLLASGEIRGDEVETTTEAELVYRLVPRLIDESVYLDAVTGGWSNRETGEATQLEKPKAQDIEGHWAQRQLELMVAYKALDVKDGKVRPNELVTRGELIKMLVLARSSGRSPGLMFGNTATAAKASFNDVATDSSYFVYVESALEQNLIDVGDGSFNPSGKVSRDEMAELIVRALGYNALANYDHIFKASFKDSSQIENQGQAAIVVGLKIMSLTDNKFLPKKQVTRGEASVAFFRYLQSRAELQEAPLRL